Part of the Drosophila pseudoobscura strain MV-25-SWS-2005 chromosome 2, UCI_Dpse_MV25, whole genome shotgun sequence genome, CTTTCCTCGAGGAATACGCACTGCAGGACTGTAGGGAGTGGATCAGGTGCATACGAAAAGCAAAGGGTGGACAATGGAATAACATTGAATGCGATGTATTAGTATAATTAAATGGATGGACGGCAGTTGGAATTGCAGAAAATATAATGGAATACAAGATTGTTGATTTGATAAGGacgctggtggtggtggtggtggtggtggtggtggatagtggattacgtatacgtacaTAAACAATTAGTATGTGACATAATGGGATTAGTGCTATTTCTGGCTTGTTTTCGCTTCGAGTACATTTAAGCACTTCTGACAGCCCAGACCCAGCTTTGTTGTGGCACTGGCTTAATGTACAATATTGCTGGCAGCTGTTGACTGCTGTGCTGCAGAGCTCCTCTGATGGAATGtgccctgcagctgctgcgatAAGACTTGCAGCTTTTCTttcccttctctttctctggcttAATTCTCAATCATTGTCCCCCTTGGAACCCACAACTTATTGAATGCTTAATATTTAACTATATTTCTCTATTTATTTCAGCGACACTTCGATATCTACGCGAGTGGACATGCTCACGCCTGCTATTGAAGTCTACAAGCCGCCGCTCTGACATAAGGACGACACTGTGGAGAGCAATTTGGGGAATCCATCAACGAGTAGCGACTTCTAGCAGAGCCTAATAGCGACACCCTGCGGAACCAGCTACGGATAATCTCTTTGTTCTTCCAACTCAGTGTCAATCCCAATCGAAATTCGAACAGAGAAGAGTGGAGTgcaatggaatggagtggagtggagtggagagccTCTGTGCAGACAGACACTATCAGAGGTTTTTTTAGGGGAAAACTAGCAGAACAGAAATCAGatgacacacacagaaattcATAATTGATCCAACTGAATAATTCCTAAGATTGATTAAATTTAGTTACTTTTTAGCATACGAGTAAATGATTTTTAAACCAAGCAAAGCGAAGGAGAAACCacatgggaaatggaaatggaaaaacagaaaaagcaaagaaaaggaaggaaaggaaaaccTAGCTATAAGCCACGGCATGAGTGGAGTGGCATATTATGTACACGAGTATTTGTATTGTAGCCGTATAAAGGATGCAAATTAGGCAATGTGTAAATTTAGTTAAAAACCGAAATCATTAtggaaaccaaaagaaaaaaatgcaatGAATAATTTTTGTACCGCTGaatgagaaaaacaaaaaccaaaaccagaatataaatataagtGTACAATTTTTGCATAGGTAACGAATAAGTTTGTAATGCATTAGTAATAACAGAAGAAATaccacaacaaaagcaaccaGATCCactaaaaatgcaaatgaaaattcggatgggaatggaaattCGGCCAGCGGCAGACAGTTTTGGCTTTGGTTAATTGCTCCACACAGATCAGATATATACACGCCATGCCACGCCTCAGTTACATATTAGGATCCGCCCACAAATAGGCATTCAGCGTTTTAGGGTTCTGTTGTAGaatttttgaaataatttCGTCCTAGACGAatgccccccgccccgccccgcccgcCCCGCCCACGCCCCGTTCACAAAGTGCCCCAAGTTGAGAGAGATTTGGTCAAGTCGTTGTTCAGTTCGTTATTGATTTGGAGTCCCGTCTTTGTGAAAGGAAACGAAGGAAAATGTTTAGCGATTAATTGAGTAAAGCAAGTTTTTTGACTGTGatcatttgaatttgaatggTATATAAAGAGATATGATattatgaaaattatgaaaagcaATTTACTTCTCACTCTTGATTCAAtcatccatcaatcaatcaatcaatcagccAGTAAGCTAGCACGCCAGGGATTTCCACGTTTCCACATCAGTATCTATGCGTAATGTAGGTAGTTCTATCACGATAATCACATTTATTACGAATACGaaaacgaatacgaatacggtctattgttgttattattatcTTTGGTTTCGAGGCTGatcgcacactcacacaaattTGTGCTTGACAATATTTGATTTCTAAAAGGAAGAGAGAAAGGCAAACACTTTCGCTTGAATCACTCCACCACTAAAAATCGCTGCGCCCAATTTGTAACTACACAAAAACCGCTTATTCTGTTCCACATTGAGATACAGAGGCTTTGTATGGAAGAGGAGTACGAGGCAGAAGGCAGGAGATATTGAATGttaacatttatttgtataaGCTGCAGAACATTGTTGGATTTAGAGGAACCTGCATAGTTTTTTGATATTCATGTAGATACATGTAAATGCCACTCACTAAACTTAAGACAAGGACGAGATTTGGCTACGGCTACGACGGCATCAAGGATAATTGCATTATATTTGTAATATCAAACTGTTCATAGTTAAggcataacaaaaaaacagagaatGAGAAATAGTAACGAAACAACACGAATAATAAGAGTAAATGTATATAAGCTGACTAGTGATTGGAGGACGAGTAATGGAAACTTTTCGAGGCGAATACTCAATGAAACAAATGAAGCTACAACAGAGTGCATATAATTTTGATAGTTAAGAtaattttaatacattttttaagaCACCAGCAAGGCAAACCagacgaaaaacaaaacaaaacacaaaaataaactaaGGAAAACCCAAAACAGGAAAGGCCGCGAAAACATTGCGTTTCCATTTTTTTACACAcatcccctccccgcccccctgccaccccacACACTGGATCGTTGATTGGTTTTGTTGTTACAATAAAATAATGCAATAAGATTCGAATAATTCcctttattattgttattaaatTATGAATTGTTATGAGCAAAATTTGAATCTCGAAATTTGCACAATGATTTTTGATACACCGCAAAATTGGCTTGGAGGCGAAATTCGTTTTGTAATCGAGCAGGAGAGAGCATGTCCAGCATTCGGAGCGGACAGtgaacatttatttatacatacgAGAATATAATGACGAGAGAAATAATCGAAAATAATAGAACTAGAACGCATATTGAATAATAAACGAGACATACATATTATTGAAGGAAATTAAAAAgaacataacaaaaaaaaaaagacaccaAAATTCGATTTCTTTGGAGGAGTCGGGGGAATCGGAATGGAACTGATGACCCCTCATCGAGTGGGTATCCTACTTTGCCGGCCCTAAGTGTGGCTCAGACAGACCTACGTCTCTGTCGCCATTTGCCTTCTTTAATATTCGATGAAGTAAATTACACAAATCCCAGCATCAAGAAGCCGAACAGCAAAAATTACTATCTGGAACCATCGTCCGTCATTCCAGGCCGCTGGCTGTGGTTTGCTCCTCCGTGGAATGAGTAGGGAAAGTGCGGCTTGTGGCAGGTTGCGGACGCTGCCAAAGGTAAGAGGTTGGGCCGCGAGTTTGCTTCCACcagcaaaaaaatgaaatgaagtgaaatgaaatcaaaggCATCCTGCGCTGATGCGCGAAGCCAGAGCCAACGCATGGGCACACACTGGGCCACAGAACAGGCACTGGGGACGACCTGGCATGCGAGATAGAGACATACACTGAAAGAAATACCAACAAGAAGATGAAGAATTTGAATCGGCATAATATAGACATTTCTGCGAATGATTTCGATTTGCTTTAGACCAGACTAGTCGCTGATGGGCTTGGGCCCAATTTTATAATTGATTTAGTGCGTTCTCGCAGTGTGTCCAACCACAAGCCAGACATCCTTTCGCCCAGATGATGTTTACACTTGAGCTGCAACATAGGCAAACACAATCTCCATACAAAGCCAAAGCTTCCCGGCCCTCCCACAGCCGGTGCGTTTGTTGTGTgtgcggaggaggaggaggagaccctggccatgcccctgccactgcaacaACTCGAGAATACCCAAAAGAAATTGCCGTGGTTTTAGTGCGGAGTAGGAGCTCTGGCCTGCGATCCAAGTTATTTGCCTGGCTTGACTCTGCGGTCGGCAGATATACCCCAGgagtggatgggtggatgggccCGACATCGGTTAGTGCGGAAGCCAGTCAAATGGGAATGTGTTTTGGGTGGGGGTGTGTCATAACCATAGGGCCAAGTTGATCCTGGATCGATTAGTTGAGCAGGAAGCGGGCCTCTCATACAGGAAACTCGTCCCCAGAATCGAGACACCTTTGTGCGAGCTGAAATCGGAACAAGGACACAGACCCTCGGGCCACGCAAACGACCCCTCAAATGCGATTGATGAACGGTGGATGGCGATGAAACGCCACCCTTGCAGGAGCAATTGGGAGAACAACGAGCTTAACAAGTTGCCAATGTGCCAAGGGGGAGTGCTCCATGGATCCCCTCACTTCTGACGCCTTTTGTCTGTTCGTCTCTGTCTAGCGGTGTTGTGGTAGCTGGCACTTCAATTGGACACATTAATGTGCGACTTTTGTGGGTCATAATTGAGCCTGGAATGCCGTAAATCAACACTCTCACCATTTCCATGGAGAGGTATCGATTAGCCGGGGCCTAACCTTCGAATTGGAAAACATTTCCCCACCTCGGCGAAAGGTAGCGGTGAGTGCGGCCACCCACAATGGTTGGGCTTTAAATTTATGAACTTGACTCTTCTCTTGGCCTTCCCTCGGCCAGACACGAGAGGCAGGCAAAGGCTTGCATGACTGCAGGAAATTAccataatttcaatttaagaAATTAAACGAGTTTCGTTCTACGCTGAAAAGATCTCAAGCAAGAGTCAGCAGATGACTAAGTAGATGATTTAATGGTTCTCAACACTCAAAGAGTTCATGGAGCCTGCTTGCTGCCGGCCGTGCGGATATCGCTCTTCACTAGGATTTTGCTCTGGAGCACAGCCGCACGCAGCATGGTCATCTTCGCGATGCGCTGGTAACTCTTTTCCAAGGCCAGGGCACGCCTGAAGCTGCTGGTGCGCTGATCGACCTCTCTGGCGTAGAGAATCTTGTGGTGCGAGTCGATGCGGGCCTGGAGGTGGCCATCCTGAATCAGCTGCACCACCTCGTTCTCCAGATCGCCCACCGAGCTGTTGAAGGCCACGGCCATTTTGTGCATGTCGGCCGACTGGTAGGGACTGAAGTACTGAATCATGGCGCGCTGGCGAATTTTCGCGTAGAGTGTGCTCACGTGCGGGGCTATGTACATTTGCACGAGGAGGTTGTCGCGAATCTCGTCGAGCAGCGTCAGGCACGAGGCGTACTTGCTCTCGTGGAACATGAAGATAATGTCGCGCACCTGCGGCTCCTGCTCGAGGAACAGCTTGAACGATGTGGAGGCAATCACCTGGCGCTTCAGCTCCGGCCTGTCGAAGGTGGCCAGGGCGCAGAGGCCGCCGTAGACAGCCACATCGTTGAGGGAGACCGGCGATACGAGGAACTGCTCGCAGTGGGCAAAGTTGGCGTTCAGGAAATGCTCGGCGGCCACCTTGTAGTTCTTTTGGTTCAGCTCGGCCAGGCCGGCGAAGCACTCGAGGTGTGTGTGAAAAGGGCCGTTGAGCCGATGGACCTTCATTTTCACGTCCAGGGACTTCGTCTTCGTTATGTAGGTCCTGGCGTGGTCCCAGTCCTGCATATAAATGAACACCTGGATTATGTGGAACAGCATGTCCATCATGTCCTCGACGCCGGTGCAGTAGCAATCCATCCGAGAATGGCATTCCCGGACACTTTGCAGATCTCCGCAGCTCAGATAAAGGTCGGCCATCTCTTCGAGGCTGCGCCGAGCACTCTGCTTAAACGATCTCGACTTGTAGAACCTCAGCTCCGAACTAAGCTTCTCCAGCTGGAGGGCAGCCCCCTTCATCTTGGTCTCCACCCAGACAGGATCGTACGCAAACGAATCGGCTGGCACCTGCTCTGCAGGCGACGTGGGGTTCAATTCGCTCAATTGCTTGTGCAGAAAGGTGTACAGACTAACGTTGTACGTGGTCTGCACGTACGTGATGGCCATTTTGAGCGCCTCCTCGCGCAGGATGGGGCAAACCTCGGCCACATGAATCAGGCGCTGCAGTCGTACAATGCCGTCGTATCGACTGGCATACACCTCCAGGTCTATGCTGGGGCTCTCCGCCACGATCTTCCCGGTCGGTGCTGCATTCGCTGGCACGGGTTCAATGGCGTTCTTTTCGTTTGGAAAAAACTTGTCAGCATCAAGAAAAGCTGTAATCCTCATAGGCTTACCTGCATCGGGAGCGGCATATTCACAGGCACAGACATCTTGAGTAGAAATGCTGTTTAAATCTAGTAAGTTGTAGTTATTTTTAACGCGAAGTGAAAATTTTCCATGAAACTTGATTGTCAAAGACAAGCCGGAGAAACATCGCTGTTATCGATGTTTCGATGTAATCtgcatcgatgttttttcAATCATCCCTGCACTCAGCTTATTGGCGAAAAATTTTTATAGATTGCTGAAATATCCACAGCTTCTGAAAGGACCGGGCAGACCCTATTCGATATGTTATTTATGACCTTTTTCCACTAGACTTGATCTGAAATGACATAAAAAACAGTGCTGTTAACGCCAATGCTTTTTAAAGATGGCAGAGCTAGAGAAACAGTGTTCGTAAACGCTCTAAGGCACACAGCTTCCGCAGAACAGCACGTTTAGCATCACTTGAATACGTTTTTTACTTTGGAAACATCAAAGACAAGCGA contains:
- the LOC6897236 gene encoding COP9 signalosome complex subunit 1b-like → MSVPVNMPLPMQNAIEPVPANAAPTGKIVAESPSIDLEVYASRYDGIVRLQRLIHVAEVCPILREEALKMAITYVQTTYNVSLYTFLHKQLSELNPTSPAEQVPADSFAYDPVWVETKMKGAALQLEKLSSELRFYKSRSFKQSARRSLEEMADLYLSCGDLQSVRECHSRMDCYCTGVEDMMDMLFHIIQVFIYMQDWDHARTYITKTKSLDVKMKVHRLNGPFHTHLECFAGLAELNQKNYKVAAEHFLNANFAHCEQFLVSPVSLNDVAVYGGLCALATFDRPELKRQVIASTSFKLFLEQEPQVRDIIFMFHESKYASCLTLLDEIRDNLLVQMYIAPHVSTLYAKIRQRAMIQYFSPYQSADMHKMAVAFNSSVGDLENEVVQLIQDGHLQARIDSHHKILYAREVDQRTSSFRRALALEKSYQRIAKMTMLRAAVLQSKILVKSDIRTAGSKQAP